The Corythoichthys intestinalis isolate RoL2023-P3 chromosome 1, ASM3026506v1, whole genome shotgun sequence genomic interval cagccttaaaaatgtatccttttttaatcaaatcgtaacctgtgtatctagttacatatcgaatcggcttcatgccagattcccaaccctaatatatatacagtaaatgtatATAGAACAATACATTTGCACTATTGCAGTCAGCTTTTCCATTCacctgtttatattgtgtcttgTTTCATAGATATTGTCAGACTGTACAGTTgtctatttttatatatatgtacttatttcattttttacttGCCACTGAGGTTAGTGTGTCATGCAATTTGAATTCTCTGTCCTTGTACATGTGATAGAATTGACAAAAAAGCAAACGTTGAACTTTTAGAGTGTAAAGAATTGAGGTTTTTAcacagggtccccccagaattgataaatctaaattcaagacttttaagaccttttttaatgccatttcaactgaaaattaatacttttcttgcacccattatttagatcatattgaatcatattaaataaagcactgaacatcaaatttaacctcaattactcagtgtgtttgacaaaagaatgcacatatattaaagatacaattaaaacacatttaaagtaacattataaagtctgtcagattttttttaaaacacacacacgcacacaataagacaaaaagaggaggaggacaggactcagaccagccatcttctgtaacaggctagccgctagtgcacctgccaagaccccagtgaacatggctaactcgagttaaaacggcgaaattcacactcattcgaaaggcaaaccgaaatgaTCAAGCAGATCCACTACCTTCGCATGACACATAAACTGCAagctaaagtatctggatgtaacttgagcccctatcacatacttcaaaacaacgggaatatcgcgggacttaaccgtgcagcagttgtgtgggaaaacaatttcccgtgttgactgacatgggaagcagtgtgcgtgaaagcaggcgttaaattcctgggtcacagcagatggctgatgacttaaatatcatagcggcggccgatgtaacttcctccctcttcgcagtaagaggaaaatCCGTAAACAAACATCTCAATTATAAAcgtagcaagctggaaacagccaaattaaactgaaaacatgaccaaaattaaaatgtcaattactaCTTCGGGCCaggccagggttctttctcgccaactttttgaaataactatatattaacgatgtatgaatgataaactaaggaatacttgttataaaataaataatttggattaaaaaaaagaaggcgctgtgtggtcattgcagagccagagcgtgcctatacgccttttttaatcttcccctctgcgaaTCCGCAAAACCGCacctgtttatttatatttaacaaacttttccagcgttatttcgttgtgtaaataaatttataatgatcataaaaatatgtagtctatttaaacattaaaataatgtgcgttttttttctgccaactgagaattcgttacaaaagacaggcttttatgcagacatcgtcacaaatgttacacaaaacgcgggtcgggctttaatacccgcggaccagttcgggtcaggctgaattttttaggcccaattttacctctatcttaaagtcttgatgagcttaaattgactgcagttacgaagtcgggaatgctccctccggaaaaaaacacgatttgaccaacattctgtttaacaaacttttctcccgttatttcattgtgtaaatgcatttataatcataaaaatatgtagactatttaaacattaagaaaatgtgcgttttttctgccaactgaaatttgttacaaaagacagttaagacatcgggaacgctcccttgaacaaaacgcaatatgaccaacattgtgacagccgatgccgaccaaaaatgacgtaatatcctaaacagatcaccaatggactcatttgaagtatatgaatggtggtctgttttggtgttcagaatccacaatacttctgcctgcagggttttcgttccacgcattcccgatgcagaggtgggtggattctcagttttgccggttgtggtggtttggcacgcacgagttgcatttcaattggtagtgcagtgcatcgtaaaaattctatgcgttatcttcgttatggattttaaaaaaacaacaacttcgtcacggatataatttaggttgcactgagatgttcttgaaaattaagaccacggtgaaaaaattccagacttacaacagctaatttaatacttttaatacctgtaataatggaaaactaaattcaatgcttttttaatacttctaATAACCCGCAGGTACCCTGTTACAGCACACGGTGAAGGTGAAAGGTTTCTCCTTGGTGTTTTCTTTTGGAATATTTTCATTCTTGCTTCCGGGTGAACCTTTCACTTGGCGTGTATACACGCATGTCTTGTTAACTCATGCTTCATACGATATCTTTTATCACATAACGTGCAGAcataaggcttttctccagtgtgtttacatgcgtgtcttgttaactcattcttgctaaaaaatcttttatcgcaaagagagcagacgaaaggcttctctccggcGTGTGTTCTTTTGTGTACATTTAAACTTCCCTTctgggtgaatcttttaccacaaagtgtgcagaaaaatggcttttctcCATTGTGTGTACTTGTGTGATTTATCAACGCTCGCTTCgaaacaaatgttttattgcaaggagagcagacaaaaggcttctccCCAGTGTGTGTTATTGTATGATTGTTTAAATCTCTTTTTTCtcggaatcttttaccacatgatgtgcagacaaaaggctttaatccactgtgtgtactcgcgTGCCTTATCAAGCCTTGCTTTTCAATAAATCCTTTATCGCAAAATGAGCAGACATGAGGCTTCTCCCcagtgtgttttttggtgtgtcTATTAAGATTTCCCCTCCtgttgaatcttttaccacaaaatgtgcagagAAAAGGCTTTCCTCCCGTGTGTGTATACATGTGTTTCATTAAATATTCCTTGGTAGTGAATGTTTTATCGCAATGTGAGCAGGAAAGAGGTTTCCCACCCGAGTATTCTTTTGTGTGTCTTTGCAGTGATGACTTGTTTAAGGATTTCGAAGCATTGAAGTCAACATCCTCCTCATCCGTGTTGAAGTCAGAAGAGTGTGATGTTAAGTCGTCGCTGTCCGACAGTGGCTTTAAGAGGTCGTCCGGTGGCGATCGTCCCTCACCTCTCGTTGGCAGGTGCTGAAACAAGCTACTGCTAGCTAGTTTTGATGCTTGGCTCGGACCGTTATCTTCTTCACTCTCCACACTAACAGTCCTTGGAAACTTGCAGATTTCATCTTCCTGTTCTTCTTTAATGCCGCGGGTCTCTGGctccgcctcctgtttgatGTACAGCATCTCCAACTCCTCCTGTTTAACGTCAGGGGGATAGTGCTTCTCCAGGTGAAGATTTTCCACTGTGGCGTCTGTGGgacacaggataaaaaaaaaaaaaaaaaatcactttcgcTGCATGCAGAAAACGGTTAAGGCCACACCGTTTAGTAGCATTAACCAACACCACAAGGACCacgttcttttttttacatcgatagtatgtgtatttttcatcAATCTATTAActgcaatcagtaactcaaGTTTAGTTTTACTCAAGTCTTACGGTCCACGAATGCAAGGTAGGACCCCaggttcattgaaaaaaaaaaaaaaaaaacaacgaacAAAAACAGGGTCCGAGACAGTTGGTcgggacaaaaaaaaagggaaaaccacaACGAGAGGCATACAAATGAAAACGACAGGTCAATAATGCAAATCGCAATGAAGGGATATACTGTACAAACTTAAATggtagcaagtcaatatctcggcaacctgcctaggatcggtttaaagacactactgatgagctggaattggatactGGTACTACATCGGGACTCATCCCACAGTTCTGTTACAAAactatctgaccagcagcagaatgtgacaaaatcctgCCTGCCGTCATATTGGCTTcggttgctagctagcacagctattctcagtCTAGCTCAACCAAATTATAACCcccagcgtccattgcgcgcataaaatattatgtaggtcaaaacaagtactaaatattagagatttttaaatcaatggcaatatcagttttaaaacattgacatttcgaaagtagacagaagggaactaatgtaaTAAATGCAATAACCTTTttttgaatggggaaaaaaaacatgaaaattaaccccagttactttgccaagtaactaaggctacgttcatactacaggtcttaatacacgaatctgattttttcgtgtttttccgactcgagtgaggcattaacttgacggtctgaacgtgacaaagtcgcatagaactggaccatttcaaatccgatctgggtcactttcgtatgtggttcaaatctgatctgggccacatttttccagactgtcgcggcggtctgtactgtccactctcccaaatcagatttcatgcagcaattacgtcatcaaatagcgagagagacgctaccgtagcggtgcagctgtgcgttattagcgcctagcttgcagtgaacatggcttttggggaagggctgggcttgacaacagtcataaaaaataaaaaagggttgagaataagcctgagaatgctcagttttctctctgctccaagtgagcaatatttcatcattgcctacacggccaagagtcggggcaaactgcccgtatgtgtgtgtgacatgcacggaccgtGCGTGcaagctatcgatccatataaactttgaatataagactaaacggggattatttatgtcttatttgtgtcctccttttgaagagcaaaatatgatatccctggaatgacggatgacgtgtgtcatttgttttgatgcttctgcgcatgcgggtcttcttgctcagcgcgtgtcggactgcgaattagtgcgcatgcgtaatacttgaacggtctcaatggacaaaggcagtctgaacgggcacgccaaaaaaacatgacaaaaaatcagattcgtgcattaagacctgtagtatgaacgtagcctaattactcttacattcaggtagctgagttagtaactcaattactttttggaataagtaatttgtaactgtaattaatgactttttaaaagtaagattaacaacactgggcaATACAGTCCCCACATCCCcgaagatttatttttgcattaataatttagcctatcaattaacgtTCAACTTAATTAACAAATAACTAGAGCTGggcatctttgggcacctaacgattcgattacgattacgattcagaggctccgattagattataaaacgattattgatgcaccccccctcatttttttttttttttaatgttttgtacattagttccaaaattgttcaaaaatactctcaggctaaaccaaactactatttcagtatcaacttaacatatagcagtaaacaaatatacaaaaataacagtaaataaaaaactccagtccccattctgtatcagcagctttaaactacattcaattaatttaatgatgtgagtCAAccgtaaagttgttaaaattgctcccgttattccataatttcccttttgtctactttcgacatgtgaaagttttaaaactattttaaagatagattcaagtcaatattttaccgatttaggagtattttagataaaaagttaattaggtttgcttggaaggttcgctacaacagccttgcagggaagtgtactgatttaagatggcggccgtttactaacgcctgcatctagctttttgtaggtgtgctgctaacgctaccgaatcgatattgcatctagtcctatataaatgatatctaccgtaacattatgtggatgtacttagaagcagcttttcagcagcagtcaggtatgttgttgtgtttttttaatctcgtggcatgagttgagcgagagccgtgagttgagcattggcattacccgaggggccaggtaatgagaagcatgatgtttagctactctcgctccgttcctcattgactgcgtggcgcgctgagtgtgttgtacttccactttacttggcatatttcagtaatcggaatttggatgtttgtgaatcgttctcgaatcttccacggccgaatcgcgaaaaatctaagaatcggaaattttgcacacctctacaaaTAACGTTAATTGACGTTTGGGCTGGTcgtaaatatacatttttaaagaagCTGTTCGTTAAACTCGTTAGTAACGGCGTTAAAGAACCCCCCTTTGCGCGCTAAATTATGGCCCTTCCTATAATTTGGATTTCAAGACCCCGCAACACGCTTCCAATGCCTCTAGCTCTGGGAGAGAGCATCATCCTGTTCACTTGATCCAGTAAAACTTATTTTTTGGTTTTGATGGCAAAACTTTGGCACGCTGAGGTAGCGTGACAAGCGTTAACCCATCTGGCCGCTTGGCACGACCCATTATGGTTGTTTTCGAGGATGTTTGGATGAAAGTACAGCGATGAGCCTACCGGCGTGTTGGGCAGCTGTCGTGGCCGCCCGAAGCTCCCTTTTTTGGGGCAAAAAGACAATCAAGAGTGGAGTGAAATCCACATTCTCAGGCAAAACATAACTTTGAGGACTTTAACCCAAAACATGACACTCTGAAGTGAATTGATGGACACGAACTCCCCTGAAATGCACAGATG includes:
- the LOC130920385 gene encoding zinc finger protein 157-like isoform X3; the encoded protein is MKVVHSQHLSETPQSPWFAAQPSGTILCGHCTCMAGLGETCSHVTSVMFAVETAVKMKNDTTSTSVSCSWQAPSQTQNVEYSRSSDMDLTSPPAKKRKCAGESVTSVTPGEQELQPPQDYTDFYRKLHFSGVKPVVLSVLPDYCEEFVPKTVKLGLPKPMSSVFMETHVSKSLDELTAEASTDDSQISAVKQMTREQSTTKSRFLNRAGRITASNFKAASRTEIENPSNSLIQRVCYPDTFKFTTEATRYGCSHEWKVRKDYEMITKPKQRDMKVTESGIYIHKEFPYLDSTIESAVQDKNVCIESVDGHFGWKADHTYSYQIECQPGVTGRCYQDRSLLTDATVENLHLEKHYPPDVKQEELEMLYIKQEAEPETRGIKEEQEDEICKFPRTVSVESEEDNGPSQASKLASSSLFQHLPTRGEGRSPPDDLLKPLSDSDDLTSHSSDFNTDEEDVDFNASKSLNKSSLQRHTKEYSGGKPLSCSHCDKTFTTKEYLMKHMYTHTGGKPFLCTFCGKRFNRRGNLNRHTKKHTGEKPHVCSFCDKGFIEKQGLIRHASTHSGLKPFVCTSCGKRFREKRDLNNHTITHTGEKPFVCSPCNKTFVSKRALINHTSTHNGEKPFFCTLCGKRFTQKGSLNVHKRTHAGEKPFVCSLCDKRFFSKNELTRHACKHTGEKPYVCTLCDKRYRMKHELTRHACIHAK